In one window of Cynocephalus volans isolate mCynVol1 chromosome 6, mCynVol1.pri, whole genome shotgun sequence DNA:
- the LEP gene encoding leptin, with product MRCGPLCGFLWLWLYLSYVQAVPIKRIQDDTKTLIKTIVTRINDISHMQSVSSKQKVAGLDFIPGLRSVPSLSKMDQILAIYQQILTSLPSRNVIQISNDLENLRALLHLLASSKRCPFPRSSGQETLESLGGVLKASLYSMEVVALSRLQGSLRDMLRQLDLNPRC from the exons ATGCGTTGTGGACCCCTGTGTGGATTCCTGTGGCTTTGGCTTTATCTGTCCTACGTTCAAGCGGTGCCCATCAAAAGAATCCAGGATGACACCAAAACCCTTATCAAGACAATTGTCACCAGGATCAATGACATTTCACACATG CAGTCGGTCTCCTCCAAACAGAAGGTTGCTGGGTTGGACTTCATTCCTGGGCTCCGCTCTGTCCCAAGTTTGTCCAAGATGGACCAGATATTAGCAATCTACCAACAGATCCTCACCAGTCTGCCTTCCAGAAATGTGATCCAAATATCTAACGACCTGGAGAACCTCCGGGCTCTTCTCCACCTGCTGGCCTCCTCCAAGAGATGTCCCTTTCCCCGGTCCAGTGGCCAGGAGACCCTGGAGAGCCTGGGTGGTGTCCTGAAAGCCTCGCTCTACTCCATGGAGGTGGTGGCCCTAAGTAGGCTTCAGGGGTCTCTGCGGGACATGCTACGGCAGCTGGACCTCAACCCCAGGTGCTGA